The following proteins are encoded in a genomic region of Streptococcus gwangjuense:
- a CDS encoding response regulator transcription factor, with product MHKILLVEDDQVIRQQVGKMLSEWGFEVVLVEDFMEVLSLFVQSEPHLVLMDIGLPLFNGYHWCQEIRKISKVPIMFLSSRDQAMDIVMAINMGADDFVTKPFDQQVLLAKVQGLLRRSYEFGRDESLLEYAGVILNTKSMDLHYQGRTLNLTKNEFQILRVLFEHAGNIVARDDLMRELWNSDFFIDDNTLSVNVARLRKKLEEQGLVGFIVTKKGIGYGLKHA from the coding sequence ATGCACAAGATTTTATTAGTAGAAGATGATCAGGTCATTCGTCAACAGGTCGGGAAAATGCTCTCTGAATGGGGATTTGAAGTGGTTCTGGTAGAAGACTTTATGGAAGTTTTGAGTCTTTTTGTCCAGTCGGAGCCTCATCTGGTCCTCATGGATATTGGTTTGCCCTTGTTTAATGGTTATCACTGGTGTCAGGAAATTCGCAAGATTTCCAAGGTCCCCATCATGTTTCTGTCTTCGAGAGACCAGGCTATGGATATTGTCATGGCAATCAATATGGGGGCGGATGACTTTGTGACCAAGCCTTTTGACCAGCAGGTTCTTCTAGCCAAGGTTCAGGGCTTGTTGCGTCGTTCCTATGAGTTTGGGCGTGACGAGAGTTTACTGGAATATGCCGGTGTTATCCTCAATACCAAATCCATGGATTTACATTATCAAGGTCGAACCTTGAATTTGACTAAGAACGAATTCCAGATTTTACGTGTTTTATTTGAACACGCGGGCAATATCGTAGCGCGTGACGATCTGATGCGAGAACTTTGGAACAGTGACTTTTTCATTGATGATAATACCCTCTCAGTTAATGTGGCTCGTTTACGTAAAAAATTGGAAGAGCAGGGCTTGGTAGGATTTATCGTGACCAAGAAAGGGATAGGGTACGGACTGAAGCATGCTTGA
- a CDS encoding ferredoxin reductase has protein sequence MKRGKKMFIIILSTLGLLALITWGAIAYLGRSQTLSIKSIENPRGDLYLIHITKPSHQTWKAGAFAKFTLPDTSSAAMKNEAKGEQTSRWLTLASTPDEDEILIVTHNSGSVFKETLTHLPAGSKIEMSWLESSLSVKDNDQALVCFASDVGISTLRPVVKEWAGKRSIILNHLDKGVNIFDNELRELSKNNPNLTYKTSETFSQSQAFLKNAVVKYGNQAIYLLTGQPDDINEMKNFLKENGIDAKQIQTSMFRGLK, from the coding sequence ATGAAAAGAGGTAAAAAAATGTTTATTATCATTCTATCAACACTTGGATTACTAGCTCTTATAACTTGGGGTGCCATCGCCTATCTTGGACGAAGTCAGACATTATCAATAAAATCCATCGAAAACCCCAGAGGAGATCTGTATTTAATTCATATCACAAAGCCGAGTCATCAAACCTGGAAAGCTGGAGCTTTTGCTAAGTTTACACTCCCTGATACGTCGTCCGCTGCTATGAAAAACGAAGCTAAGGGAGAGCAGACCAGTCGATGGCTAACCCTTGCTTCCACTCCTGATGAGGATGAAATTCTTATTGTAACCCATAATAGTGGTAGCGTGTTTAAGGAAACCTTAACACATTTACCAGCTGGTAGTAAAATTGAGATGAGTTGGCTGGAGTCATCTTTATCTGTTAAAGACAATGACCAAGCACTGGTTTGTTTTGCCTCTGATGTCGGTATTTCTACTCTACGTCCAGTTGTGAAAGAGTGGGCTGGTAAGCGCTCCATCATTCTTAATCATTTAGACAAAGGAGTAAACATTTTTGATAATGAGTTAAGAGAGCTTAGTAAGAATAATCCGAATCTAACTTATAAAACTAGCGAAACCTTTTCTCAAAGCCAAGCATTTTTAAAAAATGCGGTTGTGAAATACGGTAACCAAGCTATTTATCTCTTAACCGGCCAACCTGATGATATAAATGAGATGAAGAATTTCTTAAAAGAGAATGGGATTGACGCCAAACAGATACAAACAAGTATGTTTAGAGGTTTGAAATAA
- a CDS encoding metallophosphoesterase family protein has translation MTKIALLSDIHGNTTALEAVLADARRLGVDEYWLLGDVLMPGTGRRRILDLLAQLPITARVLGNWEDSLWHGVRKELDSTRPSQRYLLRQCQYVLEEISLEEIETLHNQPLQLHRQFGDLTVGISHHLPDKNWGRELIHTGAQEDFDRLVTNPPCDIAVYGHIHQQLLRYGTGGQLIVNPGSVGQPFFLDAQLRKDLRAQYMILEFDDKGLVDMDFRRVDYDVAAELQLAKDLKLPYFEVYYESLVNGIHHTHNQEFLRKLAQKEGYDRELDAWLKSGND, from the coding sequence ATGACAAAAATAGCTCTTCTTTCAGATATTCATGGAAATACCACCGCCTTGGAGGCTGTTTTGGCAGATGCTCGGCGGCTAGGAGTGGATGAATACTGGCTTTTGGGAGACGTTCTCATGCCAGGGACAGGGCGTAGAAGGATTTTGGACTTGTTGGCTCAACTACCGATTACAGCTAGAGTTTTGGGAAACTGGGAAGATAGTCTTTGGCATGGTGTCCGCAAGGAATTGGATAGTACTCGTCCCAGTCAACGCTATCTCTTGCGCCAGTGTCAGTATGTTTTAGAGGAAATATCCCTAGAAGAAATCGAAACGCTCCATAATCAACCTCTCCAGCTTCATCGTCAGTTTGGGGATTTGACGGTGGGAATTAGCCACCATCTTCCTGATAAGAACTGGGGGCGAGAGTTGATTCATACTGGAGCGCAAGAGGATTTTGACCGCTTGGTGACCAATCCCCCTTGTGATATTGCTGTTTATGGTCATATTCACCAGCAGTTGCTTCGTTACGGGACTGGTGGGCAATTGATTGTCAATCCGGGTTCAGTTGGCCAGCCTTTCTTTCTAGATGCCCAGTTGCGGAAGGACTTGCGTGCCCAGTATATGATTTTGGAGTTTGATGACAAGGGCTTGGTAGATATGGACTTTCGACGGGTAGACTACGATGTGGCAGCTGAATTGCAGTTGGCTAAAGACCTCAAACTTCCCTATTTTGAGGTTTACTATGAAAGTCTGGTCAATGGTATCCATCATACTCACAATCAGGAATTTTTGAGAAAATTAGCTCAGAAAGAGGGCTACGATAGGGAGTTAGATGCCTGGTTGAAAAGTGGTAATGATTGA
- a CDS encoding DUF389 domain-containing protein, whose amino-acid sequence MTANYSTREYREKLYDDLHVRLRDTAILMCAIFIASIGLNMNSTAVIIGAMLISPLMTPIVGLGFGLAIFDTRLIKQSLEVLLTQVLVSLLVSTLYFWISPLSYASSELIARTSPTIWDVLIAIAGGIAGVIGSRKKEANNIVPGVAIATALMPPICTAGYGLANGNVRFLLGALYLFLINCVFIMLTNIVGTRIMMRKSPLSSFKELNIKMRIGLTSLIVLLILPASYSAVTLTIDQARKEGIKQFVGKEFTNHTVINQVYKSRDNELVLTVVGDPISEEELETLHQKQASYGIQSVQLKVNQVHNSTKLDSEATKEFYETINKYIDQKLSEKDSQNDLVKENEADKE is encoded by the coding sequence ATGACTGCCAATTATTCAACACGGGAATACCGTGAGAAATTATACGATGACCTTCATGTTCGATTGAGAGATACAGCGATTTTGATGTGTGCAATTTTTATTGCCTCTATCGGTCTAAATATGAATTCAACAGCTGTTATTATTGGAGCCATGTTAATTTCACCTCTCATGACACCGATTGTTGGACTGGGATTCGGTTTAGCTATTTTTGATACGCGTTTAATCAAGCAATCTCTAGAGGTTTTATTGACTCAAGTGTTGGTCAGTTTGCTTGTCTCGACTCTGTATTTCTGGATTTCTCCCTTGTCTTATGCAAGTAGCGAGTTGATCGCACGAACCTCTCCAACCATTTGGGATGTTCTCATTGCTATTGCTGGTGGGATTGCTGGTGTGATCGGTTCAAGGAAAAAAGAAGCAAACAATATCGTGCCAGGAGTAGCCATTGCTACAGCTTTGATGCCGCCTATCTGTACTGCTGGCTATGGTTTAGCTAATGGGAATGTACGATTTTTATTGGGGGCTCTCTATCTTTTCTTGATCAACTGTGTCTTTATCATGCTAACCAACATTGTTGGAACAAGAATTATGATGAGAAAATCTCCCTTAAGTTCATTTAAAGAGCTAAATATTAAAATGAGAATAGGGTTGACATCCTTGATTGTATTATTGATTCTTCCAGCCAGCTATTCAGCAGTCACGCTGACGATAGATCAAGCACGAAAAGAAGGAATCAAACAGTTTGTAGGAAAAGAGTTCACCAATCACACGGTCATTAATCAAGTCTACAAGTCAAGGGACAATGAATTGGTCTTGACGGTTGTTGGAGATCCGATTTCAGAAGAAGAATTGGAAACGCTCCACCAAAAACAAGCCTCTTACGGTATTCAATCTGTTCAATTGAAAGTCAACCAAGTTCATAATTCGACAAAATTAGACAGTGAAGCGACCAAGGAATTTTATGAAACCATTAACAAGTATATCGATCAAAAACTCTCTGAAAAAGATTCACAAAACGATCTCGTAAAAGAAAATGAAGCAGACAAGGAATGA
- a CDS encoding ATP-binding cassette domain-containing protein: MLPYLKTIRWYLFFNFLFGVVSNICTALLPYFTQALIKGDYQVALYGYSMSVAGYLSCNYIQMILDWKQGIIFSTTLKNEWFRSLLGLSHHDFKQKTVAEYISYQSNDLDSLEKDYLPPLMSFIKQILRIIIYAFIISRTINPIVSLILIFSTGISIQIPKIVGKLIANRRQVYLKKQGDYYRTLEDLLMGHHLVNKLTMSHFLNQQKSSLKNLQDKYFKYGLTKITGILLTGVSFEFISLVLFIYLAYSLSHQQLGIPEVVASFGYINAFSEPIQEILYDLQMLESVKPVIKSFQNIVGRPVSVQAPQHSFDTITLKNISKQLGESKLIITSATIQKGDKIALIGKNGSGKSSLLNILNGTDEDFEGQIVLDGLVLDHLWGRFGMILQQEHTFISSYENNVTLFNSFNEKFREEDFEKIPPQSLSGGQQQRMYLNREKNRKNPLLILDEPFSALDTNQFKMELERVLELPSAVIVTLHRQNELLSKFDQVWEIKNGELVILK, from the coding sequence ATGCTTCCATATCTTAAAACTATTAGATGGTATTTATTCTTTAATTTTCTTTTTGGTGTAGTATCGAATATCTGCACAGCTTTGTTACCGTATTTCACGCAGGCATTAATCAAAGGAGATTATCAAGTAGCTCTATATGGTTACTCTATGTCAGTGGCAGGCTATTTGAGTTGTAACTATATCCAAATGATACTTGATTGGAAGCAGGGGATTATCTTTTCGACTACTTTGAAAAATGAGTGGTTTCGTTCACTTCTGGGACTCAGTCACCACGATTTCAAGCAGAAAACAGTAGCAGAGTATATTTCCTATCAATCTAATGACCTAGATTCGTTGGAAAAGGATTACCTTCCTCCATTGATGAGTTTTATCAAACAAATTTTACGTATCATCATTTACGCTTTCATTATTAGCAGAACAATTAATCCTATTGTATCACTGATTTTAATCTTTTCCACTGGAATTAGTATTCAAATTCCTAAAATCGTTGGGAAGTTGATCGCTAATCGTAGACAGGTTTACTTGAAAAAACAAGGAGATTACTATCGAACCTTGGAGGATTTGCTCATGGGACATCATTTGGTAAATAAACTAACTATGTCGCATTTTTTGAATCAACAAAAGAGCTCTCTAAAGAATTTGCAGGATAAGTATTTTAAGTATGGTTTGACAAAAATTACAGGCATCTTATTGACAGGTGTTTCTTTTGAATTCATTAGTCTTGTTCTGTTTATTTATTTAGCCTACTCTCTATCTCACCAGCAACTCGGTATTCCTGAGGTGGTGGCGAGTTTCGGATATATTAATGCTTTTTCTGAACCAATACAGGAAATCCTTTATGATTTACAAATGTTAGAGTCCGTAAAGCCTGTAATCAAGAGTTTTCAAAACATTGTTGGGAGACCCGTTTCAGTTCAAGCACCTCAACATTCTTTTGATACGATTACTTTGAAAAACATTTCCAAACAACTGGGAGAATCAAAATTGATAATTACTTCCGCTACGATTCAAAAAGGGGATAAAATTGCGCTTATTGGTAAGAATGGGTCTGGAAAAAGTAGTCTTCTCAACATTTTAAATGGAACAGATGAAGATTTTGAAGGACAAATTGTGCTAGATGGGCTTGTTTTGGACCATCTTTGGGGAAGATTCGGTATGATTCTGCAACAAGAACATACATTTATTTCGAGTTATGAAAATAATGTAACGCTATTCAATAGTTTCAATGAAAAATTCAGAGAAGAAGATTTTGAAAAAATTCCACCACAATCCCTGTCAGGTGGTCAGCAACAACGAATGTATTTAAATCGTGAGAAAAATCGTAAAAATCCATTGCTTATCCTAGACGAACCTTTCTCTGCCCTGGATACTAATCAGTTTAAAATGGAATTGGAAAGAGTTCTGGAACTACCAAGTGCCGTCATTGTTACTTTACATCGCCAAAACGAATTATTAAGTAAGTTTGACCAAGTTTGGGAAATTAAGAATGGAGAACTTGTAATTTTGAAATAG
- a CDS encoding potassium channel family protein: protein MRRLKMLWHIIQVTGFTRFALSFVTFVFGSGGVLFLVEPAITNYGDGLWYAFVTSTTVGYGDLLAVTLIGRITSVFLTIYGLIFFGCLSAVIINYYTDLNKERGEDK, encoded by the coding sequence ATGAGACGTTTAAAAATGTTATGGCATATTATACAGGTTACGGGTTTTACTCGGTTTGCTCTGAGTTTTGTGACCTTTGTTTTTGGGTCAGGAGGCGTGCTTTTCCTAGTTGAACCTGCTATCACAAATTACGGAGACGGTCTTTGGTATGCTTTTGTGACTTCGACGACTGTCGGCTACGGGGATCTCCTAGCTGTGACCTTGATTGGAAGGATTACCAGTGTCTTCTTGACGATTTATGGGCTCATATTTTTTGGCTGTTTATCAGCTGTTATTATTAATTATTATACCGATTTAAATAAGGAAAGAGGAGAGGACAAATGA
- a CDS encoding TetR/AcrR family transcriptional regulator — protein sequence MKLDKKQALKSAAYEVFSKKGYKATGISEIARQAHMAVGSFYNYYESKEAIFLDIYIDENNRVRQAMIEELDWEIDMIDLISQLFAQSRALVSSNKILAEWYNPAIADELHSYYSSEKGKVANPFHQFLVKTFTNRMQAEGYSPEKIQEILQVYNLFYYMDMHITEKDFPDIGKTVEILATNFIKGVLK from the coding sequence ATCAAATTGGACAAAAAACAGGCTTTGAAATCCGCAGCTTATGAAGTTTTTTCAAAAAAAGGATACAAGGCGACAGGAATTTCAGAAATTGCTAGACAAGCTCATATGGCAGTCGGATCTTTTTATAACTATTACGAGAGTAAAGAAGCCATTTTTCTAGACATCTACATAGATGAAAACAACCGTGTTCGCCAAGCTATGATTGAAGAACTGGATTGGGAAATTGATATGATTGATCTTATTAGTCAACTCTTTGCTCAGTCCAGAGCACTCGTTTCTTCTAATAAAATCCTTGCAGAATGGTACAATCCTGCCATAGCCGATGAGTTGCATAGCTACTATTCCTCAGAAAAGGGCAAAGTCGCAAATCCATTTCATCAGTTTCTTGTTAAAACTTTTACAAATCGTATGCAGGCTGAGGGGTATTCTCCAGAAAAAATTCAAGAGATTTTACAAGTTTACAACCTATTTTACTACATGGATATGCATATCACGGAAAAAGATTTTCCAGATATTGGCAAAACTGTCGAAATACTTGCAACCAACTTCATAAAAGGAGTTCTAAAATAA
- the thrS gene encoding threonine--tRNA ligase yields the protein MINITFPDGAVREFESGVTTFEIAQSISNSLAKKALAGKFNGKLIDTTRAITEDGSIEIVTPDHEDALPILRHSAAHLFAQAARRLFPDIHLGVGPAIEDGFYYDTDNTAGQISNEDLPRIEEEMQKIVKENFPSIREEVTKDEAREIFKNDPYKLELIEEHSEDEGGLTIYRQGEYVDLCRGPHVPSTGRIQIFHLLHVAGAYWRGNSDNAMMQRIYGTAWFDKKDLKNYLQMREEAKERDHRKLGKELDLFMISQEVGQGLPFWLPNGATIRRELERYIVDKELTSGYQHVYTPPLASVELYKTSGHWDHYQEDMFPTMDMGDGEEFVLRPMNCPHHIQVFKHHVHSYRELPIRIAEIGMMHRYEKSGALTGLQRVREMSLNDGHLFVTPEQIQEEFQRALQLIIDVYEDFNLTEYRFRLSLRDPQDTHKYFDNDEMWENAQTMLRAALDEMGVDYFEAEGEAAFYGPKLDIQVKTALGKEETLSTIQLDFLLPERFDLKYIGADGEEHRPVMIHRGVISTMERFTAILIENYKGAFPTWLAPHQVTLIPVSNEKHVDYAWEVAKKLRDRGVRADVDERNEKMQFKIRASQTSKIPYQLIVGDKEMEDGTVNVRRYGQKETQTVSVDDFVQAILADIANKSRVEK from the coding sequence ATGATTAACATTACTTTCCCAGATGGCGCTGTTCGTGAATTCGAATCTGGCGTTACTACTTTTGAAATTGCCCAATCTATCAGCAATTCCCTAGCTAAAAAGGCCTTGGCTGGTAAATTCAACGGCAAACTTATCGACACTACTCGTGCTATCACTGAAGATGGAAGCATCGAAATTGTGACACCTGATCACGAAGATGCCCTTCCAATCTTGCGTCACTCAGCCGCTCACTTGTTCGCCCAAGCAGCTCGTCGTCTGTTCCCAGACATTCACTTGGGAGTTGGTCCAGCCATCGAAGATGGTTTCTACTACGATACTGACAACACAGCTGGTCAAATCTCTAACGAAGACCTTCCTCGTATCGAAGAAGAAATGCAAAAAATCGTCAAAGAAAACTTCCCATCTATTCGTGAAGAAGTGACCAAAGATGAAGCCCGTGAAATCTTCAAAAATGACCCTTACAAGTTGGAATTGATTGAAGAACACTCTGAAGACGAAGGTGGTTTGACTATCTATCGTCAGGGTGAATATGTAGACCTTTGCCGTGGCCCTCACGTCCCATCAACAGGCCGCATCCAAATCTTCCACCTTCTCCATGTAGCCGGTGCTTACTGGCGTGGAAATAGCGACAACGCTATGATGCAACGTATCTACGGTACAGCTTGGTTTGACAAGAAAGACTTGAAAAACTACCTCCAAATGCGTGAAGAAGCCAAAGAACGTGACCACCGTAAACTTGGTAAAGAGCTTGACCTCTTCATGATTTCACAAGAGGTTGGTCAAGGACTTCCATTCTGGTTGCCAAATGGTGCGACTATCCGTCGTGAATTGGAACGCTACATTGTCGACAAGGAGTTGACTTCTGGCTACCAACACGTTTACACTCCACCACTTGCTTCTGTTGAACTTTACAAGACTTCTGGTCACTGGGATCATTATCAAGAAGACATGTTCCCAACTATGGATATGGGTGACGGGGAAGAATTTGTCCTTCGTCCAATGAACTGCCCACACCACATCCAAGTCTTCAAACACCATGTTCACTCTTACCGTGAATTGCCAATCCGTATCGCCGAAATCGGTATGATGCACCGTTATGAAAAATCTGGTGCCCTGACTGGTCTTCAACGTGTACGTGAAATGTCCCTCAACGACGGTCACCTCTTTGTGACTCCAGAACAAATTCAAGAAGAATTCCAACGTGCTCTTCAGTTGATTATCGATGTTTATGAAGACTTCAACTTGACTGAATACCGCTTCCGCCTCTCTCTTCGCGACCCTCAAGATACTCACAAGTACTTTGACAACGATGAGATGTGGGAAAATGCCCAAACTATGCTTCGTGCAGCTCTTGATGAAATGGGTGTGGACTACTTTGAAGCCGAAGGCGAAGCAGCCTTCTACGGACCAAAATTGGATATCCAGGTTAAAACTGCCCTTGGTAAAGAAGAAACACTTTCTACTATCCAGCTTGACTTCTTGCTTCCAGAACGCTTCGACCTCAAATACATCGGAGCTGATGGTGAAGAGCACCGTCCAGTTATGATCCACCGTGGGGTTATCTCAACTATGGAACGCTTCACAGCGATCTTGATTGAGAACTACAAGGGTGCCTTCCCAACATGGCTTGCACCACACCAAGTAACCCTCATCCCAGTATCTAACGAAAAACACGTAGACTACGCTTGGGAAGTAGCTAAGAAACTCCGTGACCGTGGGGTCCGTGCTGATGTGGATGAGCGCAATGAAAAAATGCAGTTCAAGATCCGTGCTTCACAAACCAGCAAGATTCCTTACCAATTGATTGTTGGGGACAAGGAAATGGAAGACGGAACAGTCAATGTTCGCCGCTACGGCCAAAAAGAAACACAAACTGTCTCAGTTGATGACTTTGTTCAAGCTATCCTAGCTGATATCGCCAACAAATCACGAGTTGAGAAATAA
- a CDS encoding DUF2974 domain-containing protein, translating into MTNIFDYLKDVAHDSFYDLPLNELDILALTEITYLSFDNLVSTTPMRLLDLAPQVPREPNMLTSKNRLQLLDELARHKRFKNCKLSHFINDINPELQKQFAAMTYHLNLDTYLIVFRGTDDSIIGWKEDFHLTYMKEIPAQKHALRYLKNFFAHHPKQKVILAGHSKGGNLAIYAASQIEQNLQDQITAVYTFDAPGLHTELTQTEGYQRIMDKTKVFIPQGSIIGMMLEIPNQQIIVHSTALGGIAQHDTFSWQIEDKHFVQLDKTNSDSQQVDTTIKEWVATVSDEELQLYFDLFFGTILDSGITSINDLSSLKAIEHIRHLFVQAQSLTPEERETMGRLTQLLIDTRYQAWKNR; encoded by the coding sequence ATGACCAATATTTTTGACTACCTGAAAGATGTCGCACACGATTCCTTTTACGATCTTCCTTTAAATGAGTTAGACATTCTAGCCTTAACAGAAATCACCTACCTCTCCTTTGATAATTTGGTCTCCACAACTCCTATGCGACTTTTAGACCTGGCACCTCAGGTTCCAAGAGAGCCTAACATGTTGACCAGCAAAAATCGCCTCCAGCTATTGGATGAATTAGCTCGACACAAACGCTTCAAAAATTGCAAACTCTCCCATTTTATCAATGACATCAATCCTGAATTGCAAAAACAATTTGCAGCTATGACCTACCACCTCAATCTCGATACCTATCTGATTGTCTTTCGTGGGACTGATGACAGTATCATTGGCTGGAAGGAAGATTTCCACCTGACTTATATGAAGGAAATTCCTGCTCAAAAGCATGCCCTCCGCTATTTAAAGAACTTTTTTGCCCACCATCCTAAGCAAAAGGTCATTCTGGCTGGACATTCCAAGGGAGGAAATTTAGCCATCTATGCTGCTAGTCAAATTGAGCAAAACTTGCAAGATCAGATCACAGCAGTTTATACCTTTGATGCGCCTGGTCTCCACACAGAATTGACACAAACCGAGGGCTATCAAAGGATAATGGATAAAACCAAGGTCTTCATTCCACAAGGTTCCATCATCGGTATGATGCTAGAAATCCCTAACCAGCAAATCATCGTGCACAGTACTGCCTTAGGTGGTATCGCCCAGCACGATACCTTTAGTTGGCAGATTGAAGACAAGCACTTCGTCCAACTAGATAAAACCAACAGTGATAGCCAACAAGTTGACACAACCATCAAGGAGTGGGTGGCCACAGTCTCTGACGAAGAACTCCAGCTCTACTTCGATCTCTTCTTTGGCACCATTCTTGATTCTGGTATTACATCTATCAATGACTTGTCTTCCTTAAAGGCTATCGAACACATTCGTCATCTCTTCGTCCAAGCTCAATCTCTCACTCCAGAAGAAAGGGAAACCATGGGACGCCTCACCCAGTTATTGATTGATACCCGTTACCAAGCATGGAAAAATAGATAA
- a CDS encoding Rrf2 family transcriptional regulator has product MQIPSRFTIATHMLIIIALKGKESKVTSDFLAASVGVNPVIIRKTLSQLKKAELISVARGTGGTEIVKDLKDISLLDVYQAVECLGKTGQLFSFHDNPNPNCPVGAHIHDVLDQKLERIQLAMEAELGQTSLEQVVADAESQMKD; this is encoded by the coding sequence ATGCAAATTCCAAGTAGATTTACCATTGCGACTCATATGCTGATAATCATTGCCCTCAAGGGGAAGGAAAGCAAGGTGACCAGTGATTTTCTGGCTGCTAGTGTCGGGGTCAATCCAGTCATTATCAGAAAGACCTTGTCCCAGTTGAAGAAGGCAGAGCTGATTTCAGTAGCGCGTGGAACAGGGGGAACAGAGATTGTTAAGGATCTCAAGGACATTAGTCTTTTAGATGTTTATCAAGCGGTCGAGTGTCTTGGTAAGACAGGTCAACTCTTTAGTTTTCATGACAATCCCAATCCAAATTGCCCTGTAGGAGCTCATATTCATGATGTTTTGGATCAAAAATTGGAGAGAATTCAGTTGGCTATGGAGGCTGAACTTGGTCAGACCAGTTTAGAGCAAGTTGTGGCCGATGCAGAGAGTCAAATGAAGGATTAA
- a CDS encoding sensor histidine kinase produces MLDWKQFFLAYLRSRSRLFVYLLSLAFLVLLFQFLFASLGTYFLYFFLLCCFVTILFFTWDILVEMQVYRKELLYGEREAKSPLEIALAEKLEAREMELYQQRSDAERKLTDLLDYYTLWVHQIKTPIAASQLLVAEVADRQLKQQLEQEIFKIDSYTNLVLQYLRLESFHDDLVLKQVQIEDLVKEIIRKYALFFIQKGLNVNLHDLDKEIVTDKKWLLVVIEQIISNSLKYTKEGGLEIYMEGQELCIKDTGIGIKNSDVLRVFERGFSGYNGRLTQQSSGLGLYLSKKISEELGHQIRIESEVGKGTIVRIQFADMNLIIE; encoded by the coding sequence ATGCTTGATTGGAAACAATTTTTTCTAGCCTATCTGCGCTCCCGTAGTCGTCTGTTTGTCTATCTGCTTTCTTTGGCATTTCTGGTTTTGCTCTTTCAGTTTTTATTTGCCAGTTTGGGAACTTACTTTCTCTACTTTTTCCTCTTGTGCTGCTTTGTAACCATCTTATTTTTCACTTGGGACATATTGGTGGAGATGCAGGTCTATCGCAAGGAACTTCTCTACGGAGAGAGGGAAGCCAAATCTCCTTTAGAAATAGCTTTAGCAGAAAAATTAGAAGCGCGTGAGATGGAACTCTATCAGCAAAGGTCAGATGCCGAAAGAAAACTGACGGATTTGCTGGATTACTATACCTTGTGGGTCCATCAGATTAAGACCCCCATTGCAGCCAGTCAGCTCTTAGTTGCAGAAGTAGCCGACCGACAACTGAAGCAGCAATTAGAACAGGAAATTTTCAAGATTGACTCCTATACTAATCTAGTTTTACAGTACCTGCGTTTAGAAAGTTTCCATGATGATTTGGTCTTAAAGCAGGTTCAAATTGAGGATTTGGTCAAGGAAATAATTCGTAAATACGCTCTTTTCTTTATTCAAAAAGGACTAAATGTCAATCTACATGACCTTGATAAAGAAATCGTGACGGATAAGAAGTGGCTGCTAGTTGTCATTGAGCAAATTATTTCAAACAGTCTCAAGTACACCAAGGAAGGTGGTCTGGAGATTTATATGGAAGGGCAAGAACTCTGTATCAAGGATACAGGAATAGGGATAAAAAACAGTGATGTCCTCCGAGTCTTTGAACGTGGATTTTCAGGATATAATGGCCGCCTAACCCAGCAGTCATCTGGACTTGGACTTTACCTATCTAAGAAAATTTCTGAAGAACTGGGGCACCAGATTCGTATCGAGTCTGAGGTCGGAAAAGGAACGATAGTACGGATTCAGTTTGCTGACATGAATCTAATAATTGAGTGA